AAATGCTGACATCGAAATCCGATTCCAGCTCCTGGATGCGCTTGGTAATGGCCGATTGGGTTGTATTCAGGCGCTGGGCCGCGCTGGCAAAACTGCCCAGTTGCACCACCCAGTAAAGGGCTTCGATTTGTTTGAATGTAAGCATGGCGACTCAGGATTGGATTGTATGGACATAAAACGTTTCGTAGCCCGCGAAACGAAGCGGAAGACAAATTGATTCCCAAAAAGAATCATTATTATCAATCAATATTATTTTTTTTCAAATGCAATTATGGCCGCCACGCCACCCATAACGGTTATTTGTCATCGCCTGGTAGCAATGGGCGTGTCAACCGAACATCGAAACGAGTGGCTGTTGCTACTCAATAAAGGAGATTTTTTTATGAAAAACAGCAAGAAACTTCAGCGTCTGTGTTTGCCTGCCCTGGCCGGCGCGCTACTGGCTATCGCTGCGCCAGCAACAGTTCAAGCCGCGGCGTTTCCGGAACATGCGATCAAGCTGGTTGTGCCCTGGTCGCCTGGCGGCGCAACCGATGTGCTGGGACGCATCCTGGCCAAAGGCTGACGGCTCAGTTAAAGCAGACCGTAGTGGTGGAAAATAAGGCGGGCGCTGGCGGCAACATTGGTACAAGCGCCTTTGTGCGTGAGAAGCCGGATGGCTATTCGCTGCTGGTGGCGACCAGCTCGACCAATGCGGCCAACCCACATTTATACAAGCGGTTGGGTTTTGATGCGCAAAAGGATTTTGCGCCTATTGCATTTGTGGCCAATATTCCAAACGTGCTTGAAGTGCCCAAGGACTCGCGCTTTGCTACAGCGACTGATCTGCTCAAATTTGCCAAAGAGAACCCTGGGCAACTCAATTATGGTTCTGCCGGCGTGGGCTCATCCCAGCATCTGGCCACGTCATTGCTGCAACACATTACGGGCGCCCGCTTTACGCATATTCCCTACAAGGGCAGTGGCCCTGCGGTGAGCGATCTGCTGGGCAAGCGGCTTGATTTCATGATCGATACAGGCTCTATGGCGCAGGTTAAGGGCGGGAACCTGACGGCGCTCGCCGTGGCATCGAAAAAACGCATTCCCTTTTTGCCCGATGTGCCGACGTTTGAAGAAGTTGGCGTCAAGGATATGGTGGCTTCTGCCTGGTATGGCATTGTTGCTCCAAAGGGAACCCCTGCAGACGTTGTCGATACCTTGAATAAAGCGGTCAATAACGCGCTGAAGGATCCGCAAACCCGCGCTCAGCTCGAAGGCATGGGCGCGCAGGTTGTCGAAGGAGACAACACATCGTCCGAGTTCGGCGCATTCATTCAATCTGAAATAACGCGTTATGCTGAACTGGTGAAAATGTCAGGCGCCAAGCCAGAGTAATTGCCGGTATGCCCGGGGGCTGCCCAATGATGGCGCCGGGCAAAGCGATTGCCTGGGGCGTGTTCAATTGCCGGCGGCACTGTCTTGCGGATCGCTTTGGTAAGCCTCGCCAGCCTGCAGCATGGTCGAGATGTCGTCCTGGCCAAAGCCGGCCTCGGTCAGAATCTGCCTTGTGTGTTCGCCAATATGCGGGGCGTGATGGCGCAGCGTCGGCGAAAAACCGGTCATGCTGACCGGCACATTCAGATGTCGTATCGTTCCCTGCGTGGGATGCTGCTGCTTTTGAACCAGGCCCACATCTGCAATATGCGGATCGGATAACAGGGAAGAAATGGTATGGCAGGGCATGCAGGGGATGTCGTACTGCGTGAGCCGCTCCAGCCAGTATTGCGTATCGTGTTTGGCTATTTCCTGGGCACGCAGTGAAAAAAACTCGGCAATGTGATCAATTCTGTTCAGGGCCCGGTTAAAGCGCGGGTCAGACTTGAGCTGTGGTCTGCCCATGGCGTCGAACAGCGCCAGTACCTGGGCATCGGTATTGGTCGTGACACAGATATAGCCGTCGCTGGTTTTGACGGGGCGGGCGTTTTCGTCAAGCAAACGCTTGTCGCCGCTGGGTGAGATCGGGGGATCAAAGGATTCGCCGTACAGATGTTCGCTAAGCACCAGCGTGGCATAACTTTCAAACATAGGAACTTCGATCTCCCGTGGACCGGGACTGCGGGTTTGAGCATAGAGCGCGACCATAATGGCATTGGCCACCATGAGTGCAGCGGTTCTGTCTACCACAACATAAGGCACATAGCGTGGCTCGTTGCCATTTTGCGCAAACAGGGACGCCAGCGCCGTCGCACCCTGCAAAATAGAATCATAGGCAGGACGATTGGCATAACGCCCCTGGCTGCCAAAGCCCACGATGTTGCAATAAATCAGATTGGGATTGACGCTGCTGAGCGCACCGAAGGAAATGCCCAGGCGGGCCATGGCATCGGGTCGCATATTATGGATCACAATATGCGAACGGGCTGCAAGCTTCATGAACGCCGCCTTGCCCCGTTCTGTTTTCAGGTTCAGGCAGAGGCTGCGCTTGTTACGGTTCATGTGCATGAACTTGCCCGACATGCCGGGAGTGGGGGAATGACCGGAGATCCAGCGGATGATGTCGCCCGATTGCTGCTCCAGCTTGATGACGTCTGCCCCATAGTCTGCCAGTGTCTGCGTGGCGTAAGGACCAACAACGGCTGAGGTCAGGTCCAGGATACGTATGCCGGCCAGCGGCAACTGTGGTGTCTTGTTATCCATGGGAATTGAACGGGCCCGAGCCTGCAGGCAATAACGCTGACGGTTTCACGATTGTCATCCCTCCTGTACAAATATAGTTATGAATAGCAACCTAATATGGTTGATAAATGAAACTATATCATGTTTGGGAAACATCAGTGAAGCGATGTTGCGGTTTTGCCCTATGCTCGACCAGAGTCAGACCCGATGCGTCTACCGCGCAGAACAGGTGCGCCGCCAGGGGTGCCGCAAAAAGCCCGGCTCTGTGCTGCTTATGTCAGAAAACTTATGGCAGATAACTTACGGCTTACGGTCAGGCGCTTCGGTGCCACCCTTTTTGCGACCTGGGTGCAGGTCCATCAGAATTTTTGTGCGAAAAATCAGCTTGGCGATAATCACGTCAAACTGTTCTTTTTCCTGCGGGGTCAGCACGTCCAGGATTTCATTGTTCCTGCGCAGGGCGATGGGAAACGCACTGGCATAGAGTTTTTCCCCTTCTTCGGAAAGCGACAGCTGGATACTGCGACCGTCGCTGTCGCTGTTTTTACGCTGGATCAGACCGCGCTCTGACAGACTGGCCACCGCTTTGCTGGCGCGGCTTTTGTCAATGTTTGCTTCCTTTGCCAGCGTTTTCAATGACATGGGCGCAAAGGCGGCCAGCAGGCCGATAAAGCGCCAGCTCTGCTTGTCCAGGCCGAACAGATCCTGGTTGATGGATTCAGCCAGGGTGCTGCTTAAAAACGCCAACCGGTTCAGGCGATACGAAAACAGTTCTTTAATGTTTTCAGGTTGCTTCATGATGATCATCGTCTTTGTGTTTCCAATGTACTGAATCATGCGGGATATGATAAAAAAAATCAACAAAAATAGTTGAATAAAGAAACTATATGGTTTACGATCTGGATAATGGTTGAAAAAATCAACTAGTTTGCTGATGGTTTGTGTGGAGGCCGCTTTCTGGTTAAGCCGCAAATGTCTGGTAGCCCATACTCTTTTCTACTTATCGTTCTCAGGTCGACACTGCATGAAAACCCGTATTACCCAAATGTTGAATATTGAATATCCGATTATCCAGGCCGGCATGAGCTGGGCTTCGTCCAGCGCGGCGTTGCCGATAGCGGTGTCCAATGCGGGCGGGTTGGGCATGATCGCTGCGGGACCGATGTATGAACAGGATTTTCGCAAGGTGCTGCAAGCGGTGCGCGCCGGCACCGATAAACCGTTTGCGGTCAATATTCCGCTGTACCGGCCCGGGGCGCAGGCGTTTCTGGACATGGCCTATGAGTTTCGGGTGCCGGTGATTTTTGCCTCGCAGGGCGGGCCCAAGGCCCATCTTGCCCGTTTTCGGGAGATTGGAACAAGATGGGTCCATGTCGTATCCACCCTGGAGCATGCCGGCAAGGCCGCTGCTGCGGGTGTTGACGCCCTGGCCGTTGTGGGCGCAGAGGCTGGCGGGCATCCGCCGGCCAATGAAGTGAGTTCGCTGGTTATTGTTCGCAAGGCAGCCCGGATTTTGCGCTGCCGATCGTGGGCGGCGGCGGTGTCGCCGACGGCTATGGCATTGCCGCTATGCTTGCACTGGGTGCAGATGCCGTGCAACTGGGGACCCGCTTTCTGATGACAGAGGAAGCCAGTGTCCATGATGCTTATAAGTCCGTGGCGCTGGCAACGGGTGTGGATGGCACCGACCTGGTCGGCCGCAAGGGGCTGCCGGTCCGAATGATTCGCAATGACTTTGCTGCACATATGCGGCAAATTGATCTCTCGGCATGCGACAAACAGGAATACGAAGCCGAATTTAGAAAAAGCACGCTCAGGCAGGCTGCACTGGATGGCGATGTGGCATGGGGCAAAGTGGAGCTTGGCCAATCGGCCGGGCTGGTCGACAGCATTGTGCCGGTAAGCAGCTTATGCAGCAGCTGGTGGCTGAACTGAATGATGCCCGGTGCGCGCTAAGTGAAATATGAAATGCAGTATGACGCGGAATATGAAGTGGAATATGAATTTTACGAACGGAAGGAAATCGCATGTCTGTCTTGCTGACTGAAATTGAAAACAATGTTCTGACCATCAGTCTGAACCGGCCTGAAAAACACAATGCCCTGAATACGGCGCTGACCCAGGCGCTGCTCGATGCCCTCAAAGATGCTGAGCGCGATCCCCAGGTTAGGGCGATTATTGTGCATGGCAATGGCAAGTCTTTCTGTGCAGGAGCCGACACGACAGAGTTCAGC
Above is a window of Advenella kashmirensis WT001 DNA encoding:
- a CDS encoding NAD(P)H-dependent flavin oxidoreductase — its product is MLALGADAVQLGTRFLMTEEASVHDAYKSVALATGVDGTDLVGRKGLPVRMIRNDFAAHMRQIDLSACDKQEYEAEFRKSTLRQAALDGDVAWGKVELGQSAGLVDSIVPVSSLCSSWWLN
- a CDS encoding CaiB/BaiF CoA transferase family protein translates to MDNKTPQLPLAGIRILDLTSAVVGPYATQTLADYGADVIKLEQQSGDIIRWISGHSPTPGMSGKFMHMNRNKRSLCLNLKTERGKAAFMKLAARSHIVIHNMRPDAMARLGISFGALSSVNPNLIYCNIVGFGSQGRYANRPAYDSILQGATALASLFAQNGNEPRYVPYVVVDRTAALMVANAIMVALYAQTRSPGPREIEVPMFESYATLVLSEHLYGESFDPPISPSGDKRLLDENARPVKTSDGYICVTTNTDAQVLALFDAMGRPQLKSDPRFNRALNRIDHIAEFFSLRAQEIAKHDTQYWLERLTQYDIPCMPCHTISSLLSDPHIADVGLVQKQQHPTQGTIRHLNVPVSMTGFSPTLRHHAPHIGEHTRQILTEAGFGQDDISTMLQAGEAYQSDPQDSAAGN
- a CDS encoding NAD(P)H-dependent flavin oxidoreductase, with product MKTRITQMLNIEYPIIQAGMSWASSSAALPIAVSNAGGLGMIAAGPMYEQDFRKVLQAVRAGTDKPFAVNIPLYRPGAQAFLDMAYEFRVPVIFASQGGPKAHLARFREIGTRWVHVVSTLEHAGKAAAAGVDALAVVGAEAGGHPPANEVSSLVIVRKAARILRCRSWAAAVSPTAMALPLCLHWVQMPCNWGPAF
- a CDS encoding Bug family tripartite tricarboxylate transporter substrate binding protein; this translates as MVENKAGAGGNIGTSAFVREKPDGYSLLVATSSTNAANPHLYKRLGFDAQKDFAPIAFVANIPNVLEVPKDSRFATATDLLKFAKENPGQLNYGSAGVGSSQHLATSLLQHITGARFTHIPYKGSGPAVSDLLGKRLDFMIDTGSMAQVKGGNLTALAVASKKRIPFLPDVPTFEEVGVKDMVASAWYGIVAPKGTPADVVDTLNKAVNNALKDPQTRAQLEGMGAQVVEGDNTSSEFGAFIQSEITRYAELVKMSGAKPE
- a CDS encoding MarR family winged helix-turn-helix transcriptional regulator; translated protein: MKQPENIKELFSYRLNRLAFLSSTLAESINQDLFGLDKQSWRFIGLLAAFAPMSLKTLAKEANIDKSRASKAVASLSERGLIQRKNSDSDGRSIQLSLSEEGEKLYASAFPIALRRNNEILDVLTPQEKEQFDVIIAKLIFRTKILMDLHPGRKKGGTEAPDRKP